One Mycosarcoma maydis chromosome 9, whole genome shotgun sequence DNA window includes the following coding sequences:
- a CDS encoding ferrochelatase HEM15 (related to HEM15 - ferrochelatase precursor), whose protein sequence is MLATSSRTRVADVIATAKMAQSVTLQRTLATAARSANKPPTGVLLMNMGGPSTSTHEEVGDFLSRLFHDRELIQLPFQSRLAPLIARRRTPKIVDQYEKIGGGSPILRWTRTQGKAMTELLDELHPETAPHKVYVAFRYARPLTEEALDEMAEDGVTRAVGFTQYPQYSCSTTGSNLNELYREIQRRKERGAPEANISWSLIDRWPTHPLLVEAFTNRIQAVLDTYPEEKRNQVPIMFSAHSLPMQIVSGRGDPYPAEVAATVAAVMTRLKWSNPYRVTWQSQVGPAAWLGPQTSDTIKGWAKQGHKDAIVVPIAFTSDHIETLYEIDIELQEEAEEHGITLKRAESLNDEPTFIRAMAEICASHLSAVEGTPSRIPEEKRGEDVWSQGYTSKQMLLRCPGCVNSICGEQKAFFGRT, encoded by the coding sequence ATGCTGGCCACTTCGAGCCGAACTCGGGTCGCAGACGTCATCGCTACGGCTAAAATGGCACAATCTGTGACCCTGCAGCGCACGcttgccaccgccgccagGAGCGCGAATAAGCCACCTACAGGTGTGCTGCTCATGAACATGGGTGGCCCCTCCACATCGACGCACGAGGAGGTTGGCGACTTTCTCTCACGTCTCTTCCACGACCGCGAGCTCATCCAGCTCCCCTTCCAGTCTCGCCTTGCCCCCCTCATCGCTCGTAGGAGGACCCCCAAGATTGTCGACCAGTACGAGAAGATTGGTGGCGGATCGCCCATCTTGCGCTGGACCAGGACACAGGGCAAGGCCATGACCGAATTGCTGGACGAACTTCATCCAGAGACTGCGCCACACAAGGTGTATGTCGCCTTCCGATACGCCCGACCTCTGACAGAAGAGGCACTTGACGAGATGGCCGAGGATGGCGTCACACGTGCGGTTGGCTTCACGCAGTATCCTCAAtacagctgcagcaccaccgGTAGCAACCTCAACGAGCTGTACCGAGAAATTCAGAGGCGCAAGGAACGGGGCGCACCTGAGGCCAACATCTCTTGGTCACTCATCGACCGATGGCCCACTCACCctttgctcgtcgaggctTTCACCAACCGCATCCAAGCTGTGCTCGACACGTACCCGGAGGAGAAACGCAACCAGGTGCCCATCATGTTCAGCGCCCACTCGCTTCCCATGCAGATCGTTTCGGGGCGAGGCGACCCGTACCCCGCAGAGGTAGCTGCCACCGTTGCTGCCGTCATGACACGGTTGAAGTGGAGCAACCCTTACCGAGTCACGTGGCAGTCGCAGGTGGGACCCGCCGCCTGGCTTGGTCCGCAGACGAGCGACACGATCAAAGGTTGGGCCAAGCAGGGCCACAAGGACGCCATTGTGGTACCTATCGCTTTCACCAGCGATCATATCGAAACCCTCTACGAGATCGACATTGAGCTGCAGGAGGAGGCTGAGGAACACGGCATTACCCTCAAGCGTGCCGAATcgctcaacgacgagcCCACCTTCATTCGAGCCATGGCCGAGATCTGCGCTTCGCACCTCTCGGCTGTCGAGGGCACGCCCAGCAGAATTCCAGAAGAAAAGCGTGGAGAGGATGTTTGGAGTCAAGGTTACACGAGCAAGCAGATGCTGCTCCGATGCCCCGGCTGCGTAAACTCGATCTGCGGTGAGCAAAAGGCTTTCTTCGGCCGTACCTAG
- a CDS encoding uncharacterized protein (related to Ribonuclease Z / related to thiamin pyrophosphokinase 1) produces the protein MAAPRMSIKFLGTSSMPNSTRNYSSLLFKLDNHTVMVDCGEGTQRQFRSRYIGVDERLANLKTILVTHLHADHVLGLVPLLMSMMGPTGVSSAPESSAPRIEIYGPPGLRALIRTTLSLCYSQLSGKYVVHEFVWPSQDQMPEASPHALRDQPGRTIPNLPLHDGESNAGRDLNMDPRTFSWPNFLTIKSASHGPNVRISAAPISHRCPTLAFVFEEEARAMPLDPSVAEAIKRNATALQEQEGIRHPLSLLSKLTNRRQTVLLPDGTVLHPPHLGMPGRKVTIMGDTSDGTGGFSEMQLRAGYGLPALAYDSDVLVHESTNIALPAHLNKNGKADSLEEVAEKATSRGHSVPQVAGQFAALVNAKCLILNHFSTKYPSPPHYLLDSMGTQAELSPTQSERQQAPQGRQLGDSERKALIMKEFEIQAYQAWKEAASKGSQLETYSAFDGFHFEVPARPEPNALAPTSVRGPFARPWEQDEEADVSDDLEGQHNQQASASNADKQMWDPSPFLLPWSQNDVPRYAMVLLNSPIDTRQIGHFRHLWKSASLRLCADGAANRILDCFGAAAFESQDGRPSVPLPNAILGDLDSIRPDTQHFFTCKGVAVHLRPSQYATDLQKTIQEVEDQEAASGDGDEHTLIIFGGLAGRLDQSVHTLHVLWQLAPGTEQLGSVLDPDGLNERGSRLKKRQRTFAIGDGSVAWLLPKGKHVLKMSRQVMGKTCGILPLGVGNSGANVSTKGLEWNLERDSTTLGGFLSTSNHLADEQGVVEVENDEPVYWTVELRPDDECSF, from the coding sequence ATGGCCGCACCCCGCATGTCGATCAAATTTCTGGGCACCTCGTCCATGCCCAACTCGACAAGGAACTACTCTTCGCTCCTCTTCAAGCTGGACAACCATACTGTCATGGTGGACTGTGGCGAAGGCACACAGCGACAATTCCGCTCTCGATACATCGGTGTGGATGAACGGCTTGCAAATCTCAAGACCATCCTTGTAACACATCTCCATGCCGACCATGTTCTCGGTCTCGTGCCTCTGCTCATGTCCATGATGGGCCCCACAGGCGTCTCCTCTGCACCAGAAAGCTCTGCACCGCGCATCGAAATTTATGGACCACCAGGTCTGCGCGCGTTAATACGAACCACACTCTCCCTCTGTTACTCACAGCTGAGCGGCAAGTACGTCGTACACGAGTTTGTGTGGCCTTCGCAAGATCAAATGCCGGAAGCATCGCCTCATGCGCTGAGAGATCAGCCTGGACGCACAATACCCAACCTACCACTGCACGACGGCGAATCGAACGCGGGACGCGATCTGAACATGGACCCACGCACGTTCAGCTGGCCCAACTTTCTTACGATCAAGAGCGCAAGCCACGGGCCCAACGTGCGCATTAGCGCTGCTCCTATCTCGCACCGGTGTCCAACGCTTGCCTTTGTTttcgaagaagaagcaagagcgaTGCCGCTTGATCCAAGCGTCGCAGAGGCCATCAAGCGTAATGCAACTGCTctgcaagagcaagagggTATTCGACATCCGCTTTCACTCCTATCCAAACTCACCAATCGACGTCAAACAGTCCTACTTCCCGATGGTACAGTCTTACATCCACCACATCTGGGCATGCCTGGACGCAAGGTGACCATCATGGGCGACACGAGCGATGGTACTGGCGGTTTCTCAGAGATGCAACTCCGAGCGGGTTACGGCTTGCCTGCGCTCGCCTATGACTCGGACGTGCTTGTTCATGAGAGCACCAACATTGCACTGCCTGCACATCTAAACAAGAACGGCAAAGCTGACTCATTGGAAGAAGTTGCAGAAAAAGCGACTTCGCGTGGCCATTCTGTCCCTCAAGTGGCAGGGCAATTCGCTGCATTGGTGAATGCAAAGTGCTTGATACTGAATCACTTTTCCACAAAGTATCCGAGCCCGCCACACTacttgctcgacagcatGGGCACCCAGGCAGAATTGTCTCCGACGCAGAGCGAGAGGCAGCAAGCACCGCAAGGACGACAGCTCGGAGATTCAGAGCGGAAAGCATTGATCATGAAGGAATTCGAGATACAAGCGTATCAAGCCTGGAAAGAAGCAGCCAGCAAAGGATCACAGCTCGAGACATACTCGGCATTTGACGGCTTCCATTTCGAAGTGCCTGCCCGACCAGAACCGAATGCATTGGCGCCGACAAGCGTACGTGGCCCTTTTGCTCGGCCGTGGGAGCAGGATGAGGAAGCTGATGTCAGCGACGATCTTGAGGGACAGCACAACCAACAAGCCTCAGCGAGCAATGCAGACAAGCAGATGTGGGATCCTTCGCCTTTCCTGCTGCCTTGGTCGCAAAATGACGTGCCACGCTATGCGATGGTGTTGCTGAACTCGCCCATTGATACGCGCCAGATCGGACACTTCCGACACCTGTGGAAGTCGGCATCGCTGCGGTTGTGTGCCGACGGTGCGGCCAATCGGATTTTGGATTGCTTTGGCGCGGCAGCCTTCGAAAGTCAGGATGGGCGGCCGTCAGTTCCCTTGCCGAACGCCATTCTAGGCGAtctcgattcgattcgGCCAGATACACAGCACTTCTTTACATGCAAGGGCGTGGCTGTACATTTGCGTCCTTCGCAGTACGCCACGGATCTGCAAAAGACAATCCAGGAAGTCGAGGACCAAGAGGCAGCATCGGgagatggcgacgagcacaCGCTTATCATCTTTGGCGGTCTTGCTGGGCGATTGGACCAGAGTGTACATACGCTGCACGTGCTCTGGCAACTGGCTCCCGGTACTGAGCAACTAGGAAGCGTTTTGGATCCAGATGGGCTCAATGAGAGGGGCAGTCGACTGAAGAAGCGACAACGAACTTTTGCAATTGGCGACGGCAGCGTAGCGTGGCTGCTTCCCAAGGGCAAGCACGTTCTCAAGATGTCACGCCAAGTGATGGGCAAGACCTGCGGCATCCTGCCTTTGGGAGTCGGCAACAGTGGCGCCAATGTATCGACAAAGGGATTGGAATGGAACTTGGAACGAGACTCAACCACACTTGGCGGGTTCCTGTCGACGTCAAATCATCTTGCTGATGAGCAGGGTGTGGTTGAGGTGGAGAACGACGAGCCAGTATATTGGACCGTAGAGCTCCGTCCAGATGACGAATGCAGTTTTTGA
- a CDS encoding uncharacterized protein (related to ubiquitin-protein ligase 1), producing MPEPSGSLPLSGFIAINHAGIPVGAELHGSDGYDTLTSLIGGPLDAHLPVSRRPKSESRKKDFDQSEAALAKIYESFEFDVLWSKLSEVLSRMKNDPGAAQILLPLIESMMVISQNVATTDPETSSTAGDVRPPHSRSSTQGGPKSPRTAMEDNFFAFTEKHRKILNIMVRQNPSLMSGSFALLVRNPKVLDFDNKKNYFTQQLHKGRRDHYTPLSLSVRRNSVFEDSFRYFSRKTGPEVKHGKLNVRFTNEEGIDAGGVTREWFQVLARAMFNPDYALFQPCAADRTTYQPNRMSYVNPDHLSFFKFVGRIIGKAIYDGRLLDAYFTRSFYKHILGKPVDYRDLESIDPEYFKSLEWMLSNDITDILDLTFSVDDEEFGETKVVDLKPNGTSISVTEANKQEYVRLVTEQRLTKSIKSQIDAFLGGFNEIIPSDLIRIFSEQELELLISGLPDIDVDAWKNNTELHGYSSGDAVVQWWWRAVRSFDQTEKAKLLQFITGTSKVPLEGFAHLQGVQGTQRFNIHKAYGADRLPAAHTCFNQLDLPQYESYEKLRSSLLLAMNEGGEGFGFA from the coding sequence ATGCCAGAGCCATCCGGCAGCCTACCTCTCAGCGGGTTCATCGCTATCAACCACGCAGGCATTCCGGTGGGAGCAGAATTGCATGGATCAGACGGCTATGACACGCTCACTTCGCTCATAGGCGGTCCCCTTGATGCACATCTTCCGGTATCGCGGCGGCCCAAATCAGAGTCGCGAAAGAAGGATTTCGACCAGAGCGAAGCTGCACTGGCCAAGATCTACGAGTCGTTTGAATTTGACGTCTTATGGTCCAAACTCAGTGAAGTGCTGTCGCGTATGAAGAATGACCCTGGCGCAGCTCAGATCCTTCTGCCCTTGATCGAGAGCATGATGGTCATCTCTCAAAATGTGGCCACCACAGATCCAGAAACCTCTAGCACTGCCGGCGACGTTCGACCACCACATAGCCGTTCTTCCACTCAGGGAGGACCCAAGTCGCCACGGACAGCCATGGAGGACAACTTTTTCGCTTTCACAGAAAAGCATCGCAAAATCCTCAACATCATGGTACGGCAGAACCCTTCGCTCATGTCAGGATCCTTCGCTTTGCTGGTCCGCAACCCAAAGGTGCTCGATTTCGACAACAAGAAGAACTATTTtacgcagcagcttcacAAGGGCCGACGTGATCATTACACGCCGCTCTCCCTATCTGTGCGCAGAAATTCCGTCTTTGAGGACAGTTTCCGCTACTTTTCCAGGAAAACCGGCCCAGAAGTCAAACACGGCAAGCTCAATGTTCGCTTCACCAACGAGGAAGGCATCGACGCAGGTGGTGTCACCAGGGAGTGGTTCCAGGTCCTAGCTAGAGCTATGTTCAACCCAGACTATGCGCTCTTCCAGCCATGTGCTGCGGATCGTACCACGTACCAGCCGAATCGCATGTCCTATGTCAACCCGGACCATCTCTCTTTCTTCAAATTCGTTGGACGTATCATTGGCAAGGCCATCTACGACGGCCGACTGCTCGACGCTTACTTTACCCGTAGCTTCTACAAGCATATCCTCGGCAAACCTGTCGACTACCGAGATTTGGAGTCGATTGACCCGGAGTACTTCAAGAGTCTCGAATGGATGCTCAGTAACGATATCACAGACATCCTCGATCTCACCTTcagcgtcgatgacgaagagTTCGGTGAGACCAAGGTTGTCGACCTCAAGCCGAATGGAACGAGCATCTCAGTCACCGAGGCCAACAAGCAAGAGTATGTGCGCCTTGTCACCGAGCAGAGGCTTACCAAGTCGATCAAATCCCAGATCGATGCCTTCCTTGGTGGCTTTAACGAGATTATTCCCTCCGACCTCATCCGCATCTTTTCTGAGCAGGAGCTAGAACTTCTCATCTCGGGTCTGCCCGACATCGACGTTGATGCTTGGAAGAATAACACAGAGTTGCACGGCTACAGCTCTGGTGACGCCGTCGTTcagtggtggtggcgtGCCGTTCGATCGTTCGATCAGACCGAGAAAGCTAAGCTCCTGCAGTTCATCACGGGAACGAGCAAAGTGCCATTGGAAGGCTTCGCACACCTCCAAGGTGTACAGGGCACACAAAGGTTCAACATTCACAAGGCCTACGGAGCCGATCGATTGCCAGCAGCGCATACATGCTTCAATCAGCTCGACCTGCCCCAGTATGAATCGTATGAAAAGCTACGATCTTCACTCTTGCTTGCCATGAACGAAGGTGGCGAGGGCTTCGGTTTCGCTTGA
- a CDS encoding putative SNAP receptor, protein MSAQNDSRYDPYIPSGNASSDPSGGGANFSNSKTARIHSEIDNTISIMRDNINKVNERGENLNSLQDKTDNLAVSAQGFRRGANRVRKQMWWKDMKMRIIIAIGIVILLCVIIIPIVVKH, encoded by the exons ATGTCTGCCCAGAACGACAGCCGTTATGACCCCTACATCCCTTCGGGAAACGCTAGCTCCGATCCTTCGGGCGGCGGTGCCAACTTTTCCAACTCCAAGACGGCTCGTATTCACTCCGAGATCGATaacaccatctcgatcatgCGCGACAACATCAACAAGG TCAACGAGCGTGGCGAGAATCTCAACAGCCTTCAGGACAAGACTG ACAACCTCGCCGTATCCGCCCAGGGCTTCAGACGAGGCGCCAACCGAGTCCGCAAGCAGATGTGGTGGAAGGACATGAAGATGCGAA TTATCATCGCAA tcggcatcgtcatccttcTCTGCGTTATCATCA TTCCCATTGTCGTCAAGCACTGA
- a CDS encoding uncharacterized protein (related to BDF1 - sporulation protein) translates to MSDAHLFTAPVNGHSLATSLPAAQAAPNVEANHHVATSPLKPESNDAPLVPPTAEPISNVGVQPDALVSQAQAQSQHAATSSHSLSQRTEPAAVDSKPYDGPMEISAAQLKFAQSTLKSLKTRREAIAFLAPVDPVALGIPQYPQIITKPMDFGTIDIKLALTALVLKPNSKPGDKAKSAPQWGLDPAKDVYRRMHDFEADVRQVFFNCATFNGPDSPYTHNARVLEAAFDKYMKDVPAVTSPSAQASDIAAVRARRPSNPVPTIRRSSSDVGGRPKREIHPPPPKDLPWANEPQSASSSEIRKAARRKAAKKAGGLSAREQAHYAKVAQDELRFCTRVIDDLLKPTFSNVAWVFYDQPTMDFDWAPAYFQMIKKPIALRDVQKNIRSGEYADAQEFDTDMQLLFQNCFTFNPPGSDVYTMGEQLKSVYEDKMSRKPAPAPLPDYEESDVDEDDDAEDEEDDVDPALQAALQEQIAQLSATLAMLEGAKNQNAGLIANTKTMLASLQESYASSGGSKKSKNKAAGTKRKASESSGASKKKSKAKSTGSPSAAAAEYVPAKKAKPAAAKKKPTPSSKKANTSRRDGNSDEDIRTVTYEQKEELAAKITELSEERLDGAIRIINEDKPANQNDEEEIELDIDELSAKTLYKLYKYVVRPKKPAPVANKNSKSAPLDGRKRGTGGIKKKNLDEGEEAERIARLQQQLEQFGNPDAVGSGGAAGGHDDLVHSESSSDESGSDSDSD, encoded by the coding sequence ATGTCTGATGCCCATCTTTTCACCGCACCCGTCAACGGCCACAGCCTTGCAACATCTCTTCCTGCCGCTCAGGCTGCTCCGAATGTCGAGGCGAATCACCATGTCGCCACATCTCCGCTCAAGCCCGAGTCGAATGATGCGCCCCTAGTGCCTCCCACCGCTGAACCCATCTCGAATGTCGGCGTCCAGCCGGACGCCCTTGTATCCCAAGCACAGGCACAATCTCAACACgctgccacctcgtcgcATTCACTTTCGCAGCGTACCGAGCCAGCCGCCGTCGATTCCAAACCCTATGACGGCCCCATGGAAATTTCCGCTGCTCAACTCAAGTTTGCGCAGAGCacgctcaagtcgctcaaGACCCGACGTGAAGCCATCGCCTTCCTTGCCCCTGTCGATCCTGTCGCGCTTGGCATCCCCCAGTACCCGCAGATCATCACCAAGCCCATGGACTTTGGAACCATCGACATCAAGCTGGCGCTCACAGCACTTGTTCTCAAGCCCAACTCCAAGCCAGGAGACAAGGCCAAATCAGCTCCTCAATGGGGTCTCGATCCTGCAAAAGACGTCTATCGCCGCATGCATGACTTTGAGGCAGATGTTCGCCAGGTTTTCTTCAACTGTGCTACCTTCAACGGACCGGATAGCCCTTACACTCACAATGCGCGCGTTCTCGAAGCAGCGTTCGACAAGTACATGAAGGATGTTCCTGCAGTCACATCTCCCTCGGCTCAGGCATCTGATATTGCCGCTGTACGCGCGCGTCGTCCTTCCAACCCCGTGCCCACCATCCGACGTTCGTCCTCAGACGTGGGCGGCCGACCAAAGAGGGAGATTCACCCTCCTCCTCCCAAGGACCTCCCATGGGCCAACGAGCCTCAGagcgcctcttcctccgAGATCCGCAAGGCCGCAAGGCGCAAGGcagccaagaaggccggTGGGCTCTCGGCACGCGAACAAGCGCATTACGCAAAAGTGGCTCAGGATGAACTGCGTTTCTGCACCAGAGTCATTGATGATTTGCTCAAACCCACCTTTTCCAACGTTGCTTGGGTGTTTTACGATCAGCCCACTATGGACTTTGACTGGGCACCCGCATACTTCCAGATGATAAAGAAGCCAATCGCTTTGCGCGACGTCCAGAAAAACATTCGGTCGGGCGAGTACGCCGATGCTCAGGAGTTTGACACCGACAtgcagctgctcttccagaACTGCTTCACCTTCAACCCGCCAGGCTCAGATGTGTACACGAtgggcgagcagctcaagtcgGTCTATGAGGACAAGATGTCGCGCAAGCCTGCGCCGGCACCCTTGCCAGATTATGAGGAGAGCGACgtggatgaggacgacgatgccgaggacgaagaggatgacgTGGATCCCGCATTGCAGGCGGCGCTACAGGAGCAGATCGCGCAGCTCTCGGCAACTCTGGCTATGCTCGAGGGCGCCAAGAACCAGAACGCAGGGTTAATTGCCAACACCAAGACCATGCTGGCATCGTTGCAGGAGAGCTACGCCAGCTCGGGAGgctcgaagaagagcaagaacaaggcGGCCGGCACCAAGAGGAAGGCATCCGAAAGCAGTGGAGCGTCCAAGAAAAAGAGCAAGGCCAAGTCGACGGGGAGCCCttcggcggcagctgccgagTATGTTCCGGCCAAAAAGGCGAAGCCGGCGGCTGCCAAGAAAAAGCCCACGCCTAGCAGCAAGAAGGCCAACACGAGCCGCCGGGATGGCAACAGCGACGAAGACATCCGCACAGTGACGTACGAGCAGAAGGAGGAGCTGGCGGCCAAGATCACGGAGCTGTCGGAAGAGCGTCTGGACGGTGCGATCCGGATCATCAACGAAGACAAGCCAGCCAACCAGAATGATGAAGAGGAGAttgagctcgacattgacgaGCTGTCGGCGAAGACTCTGTACAAGCTGTACAAGTACGTGGTGCGCCCCAAAAAGCCGGCGCCGGTGGCCAACAAGAATTCCAAGTCGGCACCGCTGGACGGGCGAAAGCGTGGCACAGGAGGTATCAAAAAGAAGAATCTGGACGAAGGCGAGGAGGCCGAGAGGATCGCACggcttcagcagcagctggagcaGTTTGGCAATCCGGATGCGGTTGGCTCGGGAGGAGCTGCGGGAGGACACGACGATCTGGTGCACTCGGAGAGCTCATCCGACGAGAGTGGctcggactcggactcggatTGA
- a CDS encoding putative protein kinase DBF2, which translates to MPPVAAMYSSSSAASPLTPSKRDNTHAQHSVVNEQVKPLKNHELSRINDSSNDFDSQPDPKGSWRSWRRGDGLQPWENEIVRSIEVQRKANVAQLYFLNYYFDNLRYIADRKARHARFQDSTRARGLLPESDHDEPSPEYLKERSSYFGRERVLLRKRRTKLRVNQFHIITQVGAGGYGEVFLARKRDTGEICALKRLKKRILVKMDEVRHVLTERDILTATKSPWLVRLLYAFQDPDHVFLAMEYVPGGDFRTLLCNNGALKEEYARFYMAEMLVSVNELHRLGYIHRDLKPENFLVDSSGHVKLTDFGLASGALNPGKIESMKAKLDAVKDTDFVYRTPAERGSMYKKMIQHTQHRANSIVGSPDYIAPEMLRGRQYSFGVDYWSLGCILYEFLCGFPPFSGSNPDETFANLKNWQKVLQRPVYDTPENLQFNLSDVAWDAITKLVDTPERRYSSLEPVQAHPFFRPLDLNRLRELKAPFIPELENEEDTGYFDNFEDPADMARYKDVHEKQKNVEAVSENGSGAGGRALWVGFTFGKNHLGANGKPLFPPSTSKDASDAFATMF; encoded by the coding sequence ATGCCGCCAGTCGCAGCCATGtattcgagcagctcggcggcCTCACCTCTCACCCCTTCCAAAAGGGACAACACCCACGCTCAGCACTCAGTCGTCAACGAGCAGGTCAAGCCActcaagaatcacgagCTCTCGCGAATCAATGATTCTTCCAACGATTTCGACTCGCAACCCGATCCAAAGGGTAGCTGGAGGAGCTGGAGGCGTGGCGACGGTCTACAGCCGTGGGAGAACGAGATCGTTCGCAGCATCGAAGTGCAACGTAAAGCCAACGTAGCCCAGCTCTACTTCCTCAACTACTATTTTGACAACCTCCGATACATCGCTGATCGCAAGGCTAGGCATGCCCGCTTCCAAGACTCGACGCGAGCTCGCGGCTTGCTTCCCGAGTCCGACCATGATGAGCCTTCTCCCGAATACCTGAAGGAGCGCAGCTCCTACTTTGGACGCGAGCGTGTTCTGCTTCGCAAGAGGAGAACCAAGTTGCGTGTCAACCAGTTCCACATCATTACCCAGGTCGGTGCCGGTGGCTATGGTGAGGTCTTCCTTGCTCGCAAGCGTGACACTGGCGAGATCTGCGCACTCAAACGCctcaagaagcgcatcctcgtcaaAATGGACGAGGTCCGCCATGTACTTACCGAGAGAGACATTCTCACTGCCACAAAGTCGCCGTGGCTCGTGCGTTTACTCTACGCATTCCAGGACCCTGATCACGTCTTTCTCGCCATGGAGTATGTTCCTGGTGGAGACTTCCGCACGCTTTTGTGCAACAACGGAGCGCTCAAGGAAGAGTACGCCCGGTTTTATATGGCTGAGATGCTCGTCTCTGTCAACGagctccaccgcctcggCTACATTCATCGCGACCTCAAACCCGAGAACTTCCTCGTAGACTCTAGCGGACACGTCAAGCTCACCGACTTTGGACTTGCCTCAGGTGCGCTCAATCCAGGTaagatcgagtcgatgaaggccaagctcgatgcaGTCAAGGACACCGACTTCGTCTACCGTACACCTGCCGAGCGTGGCTCCATGTACAAAAAAATGATTCAACACACCCAACACCGCGCAAACTCGATCGTCGGCAGTCCGGATTACATTGCGCCCGAAATGCTCCGTGGACGTCAGTACAGTTTTGGCGTCGACTACTGGAGCTTGGGATGCATCCTGTACGAATTTTTGTGTGGTTTCCCTCCTTTCAGCGGCAGCAACCCGGACGAGACGTTCGCCAATCTCAAGAACTGGCAAAAGGTGCTCCAACGTCCTGTCTACGACACTCCTGAAAATCTGCAGTTCAACCTCAGCGATGTCGCCTGGGATGccatcaccaagctcgtTGACACTCCCGAGCGTCGATACAGCAGCCTGGAGCCGGTACAGGCGCATCCCTTCTTCCGCCCCCTCGATCTGAACCGTCTGCGCGAGCTCAAGGCACCCTTCATCCCCGAGTTGGAGAACGAGGAGGACACAGGCTACTTTGACAACTTTGAAGATCCAGCCGACATGGCGCGCTACAAGGATGTTCacgagaagcagaagaaCGTCGAAGCCGTTAGCGAGAACGGCTCGGGTGCCGGTGGAAGAGCCCTTTGGGTGGGCTTCACGTTCGGCAAGAACCATCTGGGTGCAAATGGCAAGCCGCTGTTTCCACCATCGACCTCCAAGGATGCTTCAGACGCATTTGCAACCATGTTCTGA
- a CDS encoding uncharacterized protein (related to ubiquitin-conjugating enzyme), with translation MRIATKRLQKELSEIKVKGAPEGCEVIKADDLQEWQFSIQVLGNSLYQDQKFGLRFRFSDSYPMESPEVVFMVTDGFQAPVHPHVYSNGHICASILGNEWSPVLTISSVLLTLQSMLASCKQLQRPPDNDAYVKRAPISPKDSRFVYDDDTV, from the exons ATGAGGATCGCCACAAAGCGTTTGCAGAAAGAGCT CTCGGAGATCAAAGTCAAAGGTGCACCAGAAGGATGTGAGGTCATCAAGGCAGATGACCTGCAAGAATGGCAGTTCTCCATACAAGTGCTGGGTAACAGTCTCTATCAAGACCAAAAGTTTGGCCTCCGTTTCCGCTTTTCCGACTCATATCCGATGGAGAGCCCCGAAGTCGTCTTCATGGTTACAGATGGATTTCAGGCTCCTGTG CATCCACATGTCTACAGTAACGGCCATATTTGCGCTTCCATCTTGGGCAACGAATGGTCACCCGTACTCACCATCAGCTCAGTGCTGCTCACATTGCAGAGTATGCTTGCTAGCTGCAAGCAGCTACAAAGGCCACCAGACAACGATGCCTACGTCAAACGCGCGCCTATTTCACCCAAAGACAGCCGATTCGtgtacgacgacgacacgGTTTAA